One Vespa crabro chromosome 4, iyVesCrab1.2, whole genome shotgun sequence DNA segment encodes these proteins:
- the LOC124423497 gene encoding uncharacterized protein LOC124423497, producing the protein MRGSSSDLLLEASCGHCHCHCQCQCQNDYHHHHRRYYGQQSLGSSSVGGDIGDGGGGGGESGSDRHHHHYHHHHHHHRQERYKKKNEARESKERELRRRKLLELGFGAARRRPPRRTCRQRLNFYATSALAFVATSGGAALLFLVPLYVDPAISTLAADFSPEPVICTTSRREELWGLFNCTWSSCREGCTSDVYRCTHIYVTYSPWNNDSMKNDTGTTSGTTTTTTTTTTTTAATPAPTSGDIEAVLLVNIKGCGYPPVVDCENFTRDMGYEGAKFPCYYSRVNGSIVMASYNREAHVATIIHLFAAPLVVTLATSVALCVMHCDCRCTPPPRHPPRGMRMHRANDLSDHSISNRVDRRGYPMHCECECGEVTRPL; encoded by the exons ATGCGTGGAAGCAGCTCGGATCTTCTGTTGGAGGCGAGCTGCGGGCACTGTCACTGTCATTGTCAGTGCCAGTGCCAGAAcgattatcatcatcatcatcgtcgttattaCGGACAGCAGAGCCTCGGAAGCTCGAGCGTAGGAGGCGATATTGGAGacggaggtggaggtggaggagaaagTGGTAGCGATCGccatcaccaccactatcatcaccatcatcatcatcatcgtcaagaacgatataagaagaaaaacgaggcACGTGAGTCGAAGGAACGAGAATTACGTCGTCGCAAACTGTTGGAGTTAGGATTTGGCGCTGCGAGGCGCCGACCGCCACGGCGTACCTGCCGTCAGCGGCTAAACTTTTACGCGACCTCGGCGTTGGCCTTCGTCGCGACCTCAGGCGGCGCCGCCCTCCTCTTCCTGGTACCGCTTTACGTTGATCCAGCGATCAGTACATTAGCCGCCGATTTCTCACCGGAACCGGTTATCTGCACGACCTCCAGACGAGAGGAACTTTGGGGTCTTTTCAATTGCACCTGGAGTTCTTGCCGGGAGGGATGTACCAGTGACGTTTACAggtgtacacatatatacgtcaCATATTCACCTTGGAACAACGATAGTATGAAAAACGATACGGGAACAACTAGTGGCACTACTacgactactactaccacaACTACGACCACCGCTGCTACTCCTG CACCAACGAGTGGCGACATCGAGGCGGTACTTCTTGTTAACATCAAGGGCTGCGGTTATCCACCGGTCGTAGATTGTGAGAATTTTACTCGTGACATGGGTTACGAGGGTGCAAAGTTTCCGTGTTACTACAGTCGTGTTAACGGCAGCATCGTGATGGCATCTTATAATAGGGAGGCGCATGTAGCTACGATCATTCATCTCTTCGCGGCACCCTTGGTTGTAACTCTTGCAACTAGCGTCGCCCTTTGCGTCATGCATTGTGACTGCAGGTGCACGCCACCCCCTCGACATCCGCCGCGTGGTATGAGAATGCACAGAGCTAACGATCTCAG